In Aeromicrobium wangtongii, the DNA window ACATGGCTCACTTGGTGACCTCGACCACCGTGGTCGGGACGTCTCCGTTCTCGTACGTCGCCACCACGATAGACGTTGCGCCGAGACGTCGAAGGGTTGGCGTGGCCGCCTCGATCTCGTCGGCGGCACTCCGGCCCTTCAAGGCGAGCAGCACTCCCCCGGGAGACACCAGTGGCATGCACCACCGACCGAGCTTGTCGAGCGCCGCCACCGCACGGGCGGTCACCACGTCGAAGGTCTCGTGCACGTCCTCGGCGCGACTGCGCAGCACGCGGACGTTGTCGAGGCCGAGTGACGTCACGGCCTCTTCCAGGAACGTGGTGCGGCGCAGCAACGGCTCGACCAGGGTCACCGTGAGGTCGGGACGGGCGATGGCCCACACGAGTCCGGGCAGTCCTGCACCGGTGCCGATGTCGGCAACCGTGGCGCCGGCCGGAATGCGCGGCACAACGACGGCCGAGTTCATGATGTGTCGGTCCCAGATACGGGGGACCTCCCGTGGGCCGATCAGTCCACGGACGACACCGTCGGTGGCCAGGATGTCGGCGTAGCGCTCCGCCAGGTCGAGGCGAGACGAGAACACCCCCGCCGCGTGCGGCGGGGGTGTTTCACGTGAAACATCGCCGGCGTCGGGTGACGCGGGAGAGTCGGACATCGAGACGTCTACTCCGCTGCCGTGTGGACCACGACGTACCGGTGCGGCTCGGTGCCATCCGAGGAGCTCCCGAGACCCGCAGCGGCCACGGCGTCGTGGACGACCTTGCGCTCGAAGGGCGTCATAGGGTCCAGGGAGACAGACGGCTCGCCGGCCTTGACCTTCTCGATGGCGGCCTCGGCGACCGCCACG includes these proteins:
- the rsmG gene encoding 16S rRNA (guanine(527)-N(7))-methyltransferase RsmG, translated to MFSSRLDLAERYADILATDGVVRGLIGPREVPRIWDRHIMNSAVVVPRIPAGATVADIGTGAGLPGLVWAIARPDLTVTLVEPLLRRTTFLEEAVTSLGLDNVRVLRSRAEDVHETFDVVTARAVAALDKLGRWCMPLVSPGGVLLALKGRSAADEIEAATPTLRRLGATSIVVATYENGDVPTTVVEVTK